From Selenomonas sp. AB3002, one genomic window encodes:
- the aroF gene encoding 3-deoxy-7-phosphoheptulonate synthase: protein MVIIMNPEATAEHIKGVIEAIEGAGLEAKVMEGAQQKIVGVIGDKSRLASVPVDALPGVETSVSISKSYKLASREFHPKSSSVMVGDVEIGGEVPVVMAGPCAVESKEQLFEAAEIVKKGGAQFLRGGAYKPRTSPYSFQGLEEKGLEYLAEARERTGLKVVTEVTVVEAVERVAHYADVLQVGARNMQNFGLLKAVGKCDKPVLLKRGLAATLEEWLNAAEYIMNEGNPNVVLCERGIRTYETYTRNTLDLSAVAAVKHLSHLPIIVDPSHGTGKWRMVKPMAFASIAAGADGLMMEVHPNPAKALSDGPQSLTPENYYEVMAGVKKLSGFMTREGIEPMNLQ, encoded by the coding sequence ATGGTCATTATCATGAATCCGGAGGCAACCGCCGAGCATATCAAAGGCGTCATTGAAGCCATCGAAGGAGCAGGCCTTGAGGCCAAAGTGATGGAGGGGGCCCAGCAGAAAATCGTGGGCGTTATCGGCGATAAGAGCCGGCTGGCCTCTGTGCCTGTGGATGCACTGCCTGGGGTGGAGACCAGCGTGTCCATTTCCAAGAGCTACAAGCTGGCCAGCCGTGAGTTCCACCCCAAGTCCAGCAGCGTGATGGTAGGAGACGTGGAAATCGGCGGGGAAGTGCCTGTGGTCATGGCAGGACCCTGTGCCGTGGAGTCCAAGGAGCAGCTTTTTGAGGCTGCGGAAATAGTGAAAAAGGGCGGTGCCCAGTTCCTGCGGGGGGGCGCCTACAAGCCCCGCACTTCCCCCTATTCCTTCCAAGGGCTGGAGGAAAAGGGGCTGGAGTATCTGGCTGAGGCCCGGGAGCGCACCGGCCTCAAGGTGGTTACCGAGGTCACAGTGGTAGAAGCTGTGGAAAGGGTGGCTCATTATGCAGATGTGCTGCAGGTGGGGGCCCGCAATATGCAGAACTTCGGCCTGCTGAAGGCTGTGGGCAAGTGCGACAAGCCGGTGCTGCTGAAGCGCGGCCTGGCGGCTACCCTTGAAGAGTGGCTCAATGCCGCCGAGTACATCATGAACGAGGGCAACCCCAACGTGGTGCTCTGTGAGCGCGGCATCCGCACTTATGAGACTTATACCAGGAATACCCTTGACCTCAGCGCTGTGGCTGCAGTGAAGCATCTTTCCCATCTGCCCATCATCGTTGACCCCAGCCACGGCACAGGCAAGTGGCGCATGGTGAAGCCCATGGCCTTTGCCTCGATTGCGGCAGGAGCTGACGGCCTCATGATGGAAGTGCATCCGAATCCTGCCAAGGCTCTGTCTGATGGCCCCCAGTCTC
- the pheA gene encoding prephenate dehydratase produces the protein MGVLGPRGTHSEAAGFYLSEQMQDVELVMEPDIFDCLQAVEDGEVDMALVPVENSLEGVISITLDTLAGSSSLTVTRELIWPVHNQLMAKCKPEEVSRIYSHPQPISQCRNFLRQHYPQAEIIKTTSTARAAELVGEEPAFLGWAAICPARAGQLYGLTPLAREIQDNMANCTRFFLVEKQGEASEKMTVPEDVEQKMLVICQIDGSKSGALYEVLGEFARRGVNMTRIESRPARTVLGAYIFFFDLEVDTCSPAALLESLYEVEKKSIWLKKLGPFPVFSAANK, from the coding sequence ATGGGCGTTTTAGGCCCCCGGGGAACCCACAGCGAGGCGGCGGGCTTCTATCTGTCGGAACAGATGCAGGATGTGGAACTGGTTATGGAGCCTGACATCTTTGACTGCCTGCAGGCGGTGGAAGATGGCGAGGTGGATATGGCCCTGGTGCCGGTGGAAAATTCCCTGGAGGGAGTCATCAGCATCACTTTGGACACTCTGGCGGGAAGTTCTTCCCTTACGGTGACCAGGGAGCTTATCTGGCCGGTGCACAACCAGCTGATGGCAAAATGCAAGCCGGAAGAGGTCAGCCGCATCTATTCCCATCCCCAGCCTATTTCCCAGTGCCGCAATTTCCTGCGGCAGCACTATCCCCAGGCGGAAATCATCAAGACCACCAGCACCGCCAGAGCCGCAGAGCTGGTGGGAGAGGAGCCGGCTTTCCTGGGCTGGGCTGCTATCTGCCCTGCCCGGGCAGGGCAGCTTTACGGCCTCACGCCTTTGGCTCGGGAGATACAGGACAATATGGCCAACTGCACCCGCTTTTTCCTGGTGGAGAAGCAGGGGGAAGCAAGTGAAAAGATGACAGTACCTGAAGATGTGGAGCAAAAGATGCTGGTTATCTGCCAGATAGATGGTTCCAAATCAGGTGCCCTTTACGAGGTATTGGGAGAATTTGCCCGTCGGGGGGTCAACATGACTCGCATTGAGTCCCGTCCTGCCCGCACAGTGCTGGGAGCATATATCTTCTTCTTCGATCTGGAAGTGGATACCTGCAGTCCGGCAGCCCTGCTGGAATCTCTGTATGAGGTAGAAAAAAAGAGCATCTGGCTGAAGAAGCTGGGGCCCTTTCCGGTGTTTTCAGCAGCAAACAAGTAA
- a CDS encoding 3'-5' exonuclease, translated as MKHVVVDLEMNPVDREYKEIRKRLSGEIIEIGAVRLDENYQQEDKFRCYVAPEYGSIRKHITELTGITQEMVAGSAHFGEAFKSFVDWIGEGDTKIYSWSMSDIKQLRKECRLKLEDFDTNWLDSRWVDLQKAFDDRIGLHNSLALKHALGAMNKDFEGTAHTALDDAINTSAILTLMQDDEEFQRVMKPVIDVLSPKSELETSIADLCPELANFQVD; from the coding sequence ATGAAGCATGTGGTAGTGGATTTGGAAATGAATCCCGTGGACAGGGAATACAAGGAAATCAGGAAGCGGCTCAGCGGGGAGATCATCGAGATTGGGGCCGTGCGGCTGGATGAGAACTATCAGCAGGAGGACAAGTTCCGCTGCTATGTGGCGCCGGAGTACGGCTCCATCAGAAAACACATCACTGAGCTCACGGGCATCACTCAGGAAATGGTGGCCGGCAGTGCCCACTTTGGCGAGGCTTTCAAGTCCTTTGTGGATTGGATTGGAGAAGGGGACACAAAAATCTATTCCTGGAGCATGTCTGATATCAAGCAGCTCAGGAAGGAATGCCGCCTGAAGCTGGAGGATTTCGACACGAATTGGCTGGACAGCCGCTGGGTGGATTTGCAGAAGGCCTTTGATGACCGCATCGGCCTGCACAACAGCCTGGCACTGAAGCACGCTTTGGGAGCCATGAACAAGGACTTTGAAGGTACGGCTCATACGGCTTTAGATGATGCCATCAACACCAGTGCCATTCTCACCCTTATGCAGGATGATGAAGAATTCCAGCGGGTAATGAAGCCCGTCATAGATGTGCTGAGTCCCAAGTCAGAGCTGGAAACCTCCATTGCCGATCTTTGTCCGGAACTGGCTAATTTTCAGGTGGATTGA